From Pyrenophora tritici-repentis strain M4 chromosome 1, whole genome shotgun sequence, the proteins below share one genomic window:
- a CDS encoding AraJ, Arabinose efflux permease, whose protein sequence is MGLMLKPPPNTPGKAWPAIIIGLFVAFGGVLFGYDTGTISGIIAMDYWKKSFSTQPDFSITASEDSLIVSILSAGTFFGALTAAPFGDFFGRRYGLMISAGFVFNLGVILQTISTRQPLFIAGRFFAGYGVGLVSALIPMYQSETSPKWIRGTIVGAYQLAITIGLFLASIVNNATKDRDDSGSYRIPIAVQFAWSIILVVGLIFLPETPRYLIKTDRYDDAAKALGKLRRLPIDHPAVLEELNEVQANHLYEMSLGKSTYIDCFKGTLGKRLITGCLLQSLQQLTGVNFIFYYGTQYFQRAGFKNPFTIQVITNCVNVASTFPGLYAVERLGRRNLLLLGAIGMCFCQYIVAIVGTVSGTTDLPAQRTAIAFVCIYIFFFASSWGPVAWVVTGELYPLKARAKCLSMTTASNWLLNWAIAYSTPYMVDAKHANLQSKVFFIWATFCFVCIAFVWFMIYETKGLSLEQVDELYGVVTQAWKSKSFRPTVTFADIDQNAGRGMSLTEVAQNQERKRSVQHDESVVATETQEAKY, encoded by the exons ATGGGTCTTATGCTGAAGCCCCCGCCAAACACGCCTGGAAAGGCATG GCCAGCCATTATCATTGGTCTTTTTGTCGCCTTCGGTGGTGTGCTCTTTGGATATGACACTGGTACCATTTCTGGTATCATTGCCATGGACTACTGGAAGAAGTCCTTCTCCACACAGCCCGACTTCAGCATCACAGCCTCGGAGGATTCACTAATTGTCTCAATCCTGTCGGCTGGTACCTTCTTCGGTGCTTTAACCGCTGCGCCATTCGGTGATTTCTTTGGCAGACGCTATGGTCTCATGATCTCAGCCGGTTTCGTCTTCAACTTGGGCGTTATTCTGCAGACTATTtcaaccaggcagccactTTTTATCGCTGGTCGCTTTTTCGCCGGTTACGGTGTTGGTCTTGTGTCTGCTCTGA TCCCCATGTATCAGAGTGAAACTTCACCCAAATGGATTCGTGGAACGATTGTCGGAGCATATCAGCTCGCCATTACCATTGGCTTGTTCCTCGCATCTATTGTGAACAACGCAACCAAGGACCGTGACGACTCTGGATCATACCGTATCCCTATTGCTGTCCAATTCGCCTGGTCGATCATCCTTGTGGTCGG ACTAATCTTCTTACCCGAGACCCCAAGATATCTCATCAAAACCGATCGTTATGATGATGCGGCCAAGGCTTTGGGAAAACTTCGCCGTCTGCCAATTGATCATCCAGCTGTCTTGGAAGAGCTGAACGAAGTCCAAGCTAACCATCTCTACGAGATGTCGCTGGGCAAGTCCACATATATCGACTGCTTCAAGGGTACACTAGGAAAGCGTCTCATCACCGGATGCCTGCTCCAGTCGTTGCAGCAGCTGACTGGTGTCAACTTCATCTTCT ACTACGGAACACAATACTTCCAACGCGCTGGTTTCAAGAACCCTTTCACAATTCAGGTCATCACCAACTGCGTCAACGTCGCGTCCACATTCC CTGGTCTCTACGCCGTCGAACGCCTCGGTCGCCGCAACCTGCTCCTTCTAGGAGCCATCGGTATGTGCTTCTGCCAGTACATTGTCGCCATCGTCGGAACGGTATCTGGTACAACAGATCTCCCTGCCCAACGCACTGCTATCGCATTCGTGTGCATCTacatcttcttcttcgccagCTCCTGGGGACCAGTCGCATGGGTCGTCACTGGTGAACTATACCCTCTCAAGGCCCGTGCCAAGTGCCTTTCCATGACCACTGCCAGCAACTGGCTGCTTAACTGGGCCATCGCATACTCGACTCCGTACATGGTCGATGCAAAGCACGCAAACCTTCAGTCAAAGGTCTTCTTCATCTGGGCTACCTTCTGCTTCGTCTGCATTGCTTTTGT TTGGTTCATGATCTACGAGACAAAGGGCCTCTCTCTCGAACAAGTCGACGAACTCTACGGCGTAGTCACTCAGGCTTGGAAGAGTAAATCTTTCCGCCCCACGGTCACTTTTGCCGATATCGACCAGAACGCTGGCCGCGGCATGAGCTTGACTGAGGTTGCGCAGAACCAGGAGAGAAAGCGCAGTGTCCAGCATGACGAGTCTGTCGTCGCGACTGAGACTCAGGAAGCAAAGTATTAA
- a CDS encoding DnaJ, DnaJ-class molecular chaperone with C-terminal Zn finger domain protein — protein MQFQTYYTALSLAPNAPPEVIRAAYRALALIYHPDKTLELPASERATHAAVFRNIQEAFDVLRSQNEKVAYDAELERGGGEIDERISTFHHAGSSMSRPGTAVRLTTPEEKAAMIAQTRQQLDHVRMKRKKRHEDEASLNIAELNSLVRIWLELADENANDPVMKAHCHIRAYEYQEKIQVREQEHEHWLENLSKPKSTSATPVKPTTPTNQGHRLITPDAPSKSATIAPISAQALRSETRPSPTPSSRTNLRAANRKRAEGKRAEEAQTRAVARREKKAQIEAAKQAKMEERVALVRAEKERQRAKVQEQARLDAERIAKARAKVRAAPIGASDVQNSVIALKASQELSRRVDVSDEVVEEQSQSRANVACVNCNLQHGSLREWKKCGMGTLKEGNDGLCHLASSTLL, from the coding sequence ATGCAATTCCAGACATACTATACGGCTCTTAGCCTCGCCCCCAATGCACCTCCAGAGGTCATTCGCGCTGCGTACAGAGCGCTGGCGCTAATCTACCATCCTGACAAGACGCTAGAATTACCAGCTTCAGAGCGTGCAACACATGCTGCGGTATTTCGGAACATCCAAGAAGCATTCGATGTGCTGAGAAGCCAGAACGAGAAGGTCGCATACGATGCTGAGCTCGAGAGGGGTGGTGGAGAGATAGACGAGAGAATTTCCACCTTCCATCATGCAGGCTCATCGATGTCGAGACCTGGGACAGCTGTGAGGCTTACGACACCAGAAGAGAAGGCGGCCATGATTGCCCAAACACGTCAGCAGCTTGACCATGTCCGAATGAAGCGCAAAAAAAGACATGAAGACGAGGCATCCTTGAATATTGCTGAGCTGAACAGCTTGGTACGGATCTGGCTTGAACTAGCGGATGAAAACGCAAACGATCCGGTGATGAAGGCGCATTGCCACATTCGTGCTTACGAGTACCAGGAGAAGATCCAAGTCCGCGAGCAAGAGCATGAACATTGGCTGGAGAACTTGTCGAAACCTAAGAGCACATCAGCAACACCCGTGAAACCCACGACGCCGACAAATCAGGGCCATCGTCTCATCACCCCAGATGCGCCTTCCAAGTCGGCTACTATTGCGCCCATCTCAGCCCAAGCTCTTCGTAGTGAGACACGTCCTTCGCCTACACCATCTTCTCGCACGAACCTTCGTGCTGCTAATCGTAAGCGCGCAGAGGGGAAGCGAGCGGAAGAAGCCCAAACGCGAGCGGTAGCCCGTAGAGAAAAGAAGGCGCAGATTGAGGCAGCGAAACAGGCAAAGATGGAAGAAAGGGTAGCCTTGGTCCGCGCAGAAAAAGAGAGACAGAGGGCAAAGGTCCAAGAGCAGGCTCGGCTTGATGCTGAGCGTATCGCGAAGGCCCGAGCCAAGGTTCGTGCAGCACCTATAGGAGCCAGCGATGTCCAGAATAGTGTTATTGCTCTCAAAGCAAGTCAGGAGTTGTCGCGTAGGGTCGATGTATCCGACGAAGTTGTCGAGGAACAGTCGCAGTCGCGTGCCAACGTGGCTTGTGTCAACTGCAATCTCCAACATGGAAGTCTTCGCGAGTGGAAAAAGTGCGGCATGGGAACCTTAAAGGAAGGAAATGATGGATTGTGCCATCTTGCCTCTTCGACACTATTGTAG
- a CDS encoding bZIP-2 multi-domain protein: MTSHIPHHYENENTFQLGLDDLQGYSPVTQSFNINAYRTQYPDSNATSRSSATSPDPTNASLLNDPVVVEAEEDKRKRNQAASARFRQKKKQREQQLMEATREMQARTKKLEAENDGLKKENMFLKKLLVEKVDHMSDEERELLKKAAEGVLTGPSEERS, translated from the coding sequence ATGACGAGCCACATCCCACATCATTACGAAAACGAAAACACATTTCAGCTCGGTCTGGACGATCTCCAAGGCTACTCCCCAGTCACGCAAAGCTTCAACATCAACGCCTATCGCACGCAATACCCCGACAGCAATGCCACATCTAGATCGTCAGCCACATCGCCCGATCCTACCAATGCAAGCTTGCTCAACGATCCCGTAGTTGTCGAAGCTGAAGAAGATAAGCGAAAGCGCAATCAAGCCGCTTCCGCGCGTTTCCGTCAAAAGAAGAAGCAGCGTGAGCAACAGCTCATGGAGGCAACTCGTGAGATGCAAGCCCGGACCAAGAAGCTGGAAGCGGAGAATGATGGCTTGAAAAAAGAGAATATGTTCCTGAAGAAGTTGCTGGTGGAAAAGGTGGACCACATGAGCGATGAAGAGCGCGAGTTGCTGAAAAAGGCGGCTGAAGGTGTTCTGACGGGGCCTTCTGAAGAAAGGTCTTAA
- a CDS encoding MhpC, hydrolase or acyltransferase (alpha-beta hydrolase superfamily) — translation MHPLIRSIQPLSTAFVHSRPASRIKIPNAIAFPSWTRSFHASANLRIVDLAYRLHDDSGKAKGDPIVIIHGLFGSKRNNQSVGNAFARILKRPVYAIDTRNHGESPHDKVHTYTALAEDVEAFLHKHSLRNATLIGHSMGAKTVMTMALRNPDCCANIIPVDNAPVDAALSSDFPKYAEGMQHVEKAQPKSQNEADKLLEPYAKDLSVRQFLLTNLMRTEPGAPLRFRVPVGTLTKALDHMADFPFKNPDEAQFSKRAMFIRGTKSHYVSDETLPIIGRFFPRFELVDVDAGHWVVSEKPEEFIKAVVEFLQDKE, via the exons ATGCACCCACTCATCCGAAGTATACAACCTTTATCCACAGCTTTTGTGCACTCACGGCCTGCAAGTCGCATTAAGATACCGAATGCGATTGCATTTCCATCATGGACGCGCTCGTTCCATGCTTCGGCAAACCTTCGCATCGTTGACCTCGCGTACCGACTCCACGACGACTCAGGCAAGGCCAAGGGCGACCCAATCGTGATAATCCACGGCCTATTCGGCAGCAAGAGAAACAACCAGAGCGTTGGAAA TGCCTTCGCGCGTATCCTCAAACGCCCCGTCTACGCAATCGACACGCGCAACCACGGCGAATCTCCCCACGACAAAGTCCACACCTACACGGCCCTCGCCGAAGACGTAGAAGCCTTTCTCCACAAGCACTCGCTGAGGAACGCGACACTAATCGGGCACTCGATGGGCGCAAAAACAGTAATGACAATGGCGCTCAGGAACCCAGATTGCTGCGCAAACATCATACCAGTCGACAACGCACCCGTCGACGCAGCCCTCTCAAGCGACTTCCCAAAGTACGCAGAGGGCATGCAGCATGTGGAGAAAGCGCAGCCCAAGTCGCAAAACGAAGCCGATAAACTCTTGGAGCCGTATGCCAAGGATCTGTCTGTCCGCCAGTTTCTTCTGACAAACCTCATGCGCACGGAGCCGGGTGCGCCGCTGAGATTTCGTGTTCCTGTGGGTACGTTGACCAAAGCGCTGGATCATATGGCGGATTTCCCGTTTAAGAATCCGGATGAGGCGCAGTTTAGCAAGAGGGCGATGTTCATTAGGGGCACAAAGAGTCACTATGTGAGCGATGAGACGTTACCGATCATCGGGAGGTTTTTCCCTAGGTTTGAACTGGTGGATGTGGATGCGGGACATTGGGTTGTTAGTGAGAAGCCCGAAGAGTTTATCAAGGCTGTTGTCGAGTTTTTGCAGGACAAGGAATAG
- a CDS encoding BaeS, Signal transduction histidine kinase: MATSMGALLTPPSPKSDHLPPSKSDDDYAPSSLAYDLIRYTPVPTVILDASLFVRHVSDSYVNISGAGDCNSLVGRHADDVFDGNVTIPAFTSACLTVRAAKATGKSQHRKIVTGKGAAWNLRAVPILRYGNLRCIQMEFLDVTEEHQRQLEFEERSYQNETVQLLVATIRDYAIFMLDPGGHVATWNAGAQASKGYTPAEIIGKHFSTFYSQEDRVRGKPERELKDALRDGRCEDEGWRLRKDGSRFWANVVITPVYKDNILLGYSKVTRDLTERRKAENSLIAAYEEASKLKSEFLANMSHEIRTPMHGMLSALTLLLDTKLDDNQCELARIIQESGDVLLQLIDDILDFSKLASGSFSISQDIISVREIIQSVFRVHQACNKPEVKLESFLDDKLPRSAEGDPLRYRQIIQNLLSNATKFTENGYVRIVARLHNEDHEQFTILTEVIDSGIGVPASGAHTLFTPFTQFDNSATKRYKGTGLGLNICKSLAELMGGQIGFRPNPEGRGSIFWFTAKLKKCKQLKALEVLQENMARQKIPSPAPIDPIDTIRMAAANKRLLLVEDNMINRKVMLKMLAGLGFDNMDTAVNGKEAVMKALQEPGYDLVLMDVNMPVQDGVSATKELRQKGLQAPIVAMTANALKGQAESYIAKGMTGYIAKPVDRSLLVKLLLSCLLPKPGT; encoded by the coding sequence ATGGCCACGTCCATGGGAGCGCTGCTAACGCCGCCGTCGCCTAAATCTGACCATCTCCCGCCGTCAAAGTCAGACGATGATTACGCCCCCAGCAGCCTTGCATACGACCTGATAAGGTATACGCCAGTGCCTACAGTCATCCTGGACGCATCACTCTTCGTCCGCCATGTCTCCGATTCTTATGTGAATATCTCCGGCGCGGGTGATTGCAACTCGCTAGTAGGACGACATGCGGATGACGTATTTGACGGCAACGTTACTATCCCAGCGTTCACATCTGCCTGTCTGACCGTGAGAGCAGCAAAAGCCACTGGGAAATCACAACACCGAAAGATCGTGACCGGTAAAGGAGCCGCTTGGAATCTAAGAGCTGTACCCATCTTACGATACGGTAACCTACGCTGCATCCAAATGGAGTTCCTGGACGTCACCGAGGAGCATCAACGGCAATTAGAGTTTGAAGAACGCTCTTACCAGAACGAAACCGTCCAGCTGTTAGTCGCAACCATCCGTGATTATGCCATCTTTATGCTTGATCCAGGCGGCCACGTCGCAACATGGAATGCTGGGGCCCAGGCCTCCAAGGGATACACACCGGCTGAGATAATCGGCAAACACTTTTCAACTTTCTACAGCCAGGAAGATCGTGTCCGGGGCAAACCAGAAAGGGAACTGAAGGATGCGCTTCGAGATGGTCGATGCGAAGACGAAGGATGGCGGTTGCGTAAAGACGGTTCTAGATTCTGGGCGAATGTCGTCATCACGCCTGTATACAAGGACAACATTCTCCTTGGGTACTCTAAAGTAACGAGAGATTTGACGGAACGACGCAAGGCAGAAAATAGTCTGATCGCCGCCTACGAGGAGGCATCGAAGCTCAAGTCGGAGTTCTTAGCCAACATGAGTCATGAGATCCGGACACCCATGCACGGGATGTTGTCAGCCTTGACGCTGCTCCTGGATACGAAGCTGGATGATAACCAATGCGAGCTTGCAAGGATCATACAAGAGTCCGGCGACGTACTACTTCAACTAATTGACGATATTCTGGACTTTAGCAAGCTCGCGTCCGGTAGCTTCTCAATCAGCCAAGACATCATCAGTGTCAGGGAGATCATACAGTCAGTCTTCCGGGTGCATCAAGCGTGTAACAAGCCCGAAGTTAAGTTGGAAAGCTTCCTTGACGACAAGTTGCCTAGGTCTGCTGAAGGAGACCCACTGCGGTATCGGCAAATCATCCAGAACCTGCTCTCGAACGCGACTAAATTTACCGAGAATGGATATGTGCGAATCGTGGCTCGTCTGCATAACGAAGACCACGAGCAATTCACAATACTGACAGAGGTCATCGATTCTGGTATCGGGGTTCCAGCAAGCGGCGCACACACCTTGTTTACACCGTTCACCCAATTCGACAACTCCGCAACCAAGAGATACAAAGGTACAGGCCTAGGTCTCAATATATGCAAGTCGTTAGCAGAGCTAATGGGTGGTCAAATTGGGTTTCGGCCAAATCCTGAAGGACGTGGTAGTATATTTTGGTTCACAGCCAAGCTCAAGAAATGCAAACAGCTCAAAGCTCTCGAAGTCCTCCAAGAGAATATGGCTCGACAGAAAATCCCGTCACCTGCGCCGATAGATCCTATCGACACCATAAGAATGGCCGCTGCCAACAAGCGATTGCTACTTGTGGAGGATAATATGATTAACCGAAAGGTCATGTTGAAGATGCTTGCGGGTCTGGGATTCGACAACATGGACACTGCGGTAAACGGGAAGGAAGCAGTTATGAAAGCACTACAGGAACCAGGGTACGATCTTGTTCTGATGGATGTCAACATGCCTGTTCAAGATGGTGTCAGCGCCACTAAGGAGCTTCGCCAAAAAGGGCTACAGGCCCCCATCGTTGCCATGACTGCAAATGCATTGAAGGGGCAAGCTGAGTCTTACATTGCCAAAGGCATGACCGGGTATATTGCGAAGCCAGTGGATAGGAGCCTTCTGGTTAAGCTTTTGCTTAGCTGTCTACTACCCAAGCCCGGTACTTGA
- a CDS encoding PIG-X multi-domain protein: MKQRITYVVHKPEEFTPEQIEITQDELGPRFALKNVQAAKEHRITLGLDELPSNIGNIFQQWHELHVRWASPKPHAGIPPFTSRVSPGLHVFFTPLSNTPEDALCSQLHWLIPPEVSRDDLKCSTTSSTSTKLPILSERFSMSATSQFYAYLDNIGAYKGPWQSIMCEKGPLQAYCEKLVNAFSTARSVDIDYDTISRSVVLTALWPVAEKESWEKEKGWTSTHRLPSAWMIKHGGLSPNEVPTEDSTVEIGVLSHEGNADPEDIQFGGFLTVLGQDQKPTPSCKLHAHLTLPSYLFIDKYQFTDALFLASKNIKSLRSLSGATDLEAPDWVVEEWGSAALFQLAGTWNISIPLHLRYLPASHTGYRTVPVPWPVVFWACHADSGAQHASNPFDRTHLGYEGLFGPKTRFLHVDPKPDVDAKGQELIREKLLVGDDWLVEFIKVPVLATGRSTWVEGGTVGIVLVAFVGLCWVLFGRRGGSGRNVEGGEKKVQ; encoded by the exons ATGAAACAGCGAATAACCTACGTTGTGCACAAACCCGAAGAGTTCACTCCCGAGCAAATCGAAATCACACAAGATGAACTCGGCCCACGCTTCGCCTTGAAGAATGTTCAAGCTGCAAAGGAACACCGTATCACACTCGGGCTAGACGAGCTGCCTAGCAAT ATTGGTAACATCTTCCAACAGTGGCATGAACTACATGTGCGCTGGGCATCTCCAAAACCTCATGCAGGCATTCCACCCTTCACATCACGTGTCTCGCCTGGTCTACATGTCTTCTTCACTCCACTGTCCAACACACCCGAAGATGCCTTGTGCTCGCAACTCCACTGGCTCATCCCGCCTGAAGTCTCCCGGGATGACTTGAAGTGTTCAACAACATCATCGACCTCCACTAAGCTTCCTATTCTCTCTGAGCGCTTCTCAATGTCTGCTACCTCGCAGTTTTACGCCTACCTGGATAACATTGGCGCCTATAAAGGCCCCTGGCAAAGTATCATGTGTGAGAAAGGGCCTTTGCAAGCTTATTGCGAGAAACTTGTGAATGCTTTCTCCACGGCGCGGTCTGTTGACATTGACTACGACACTATTTCCAGATCAGTGGTCCTGACAGCTCTCTGGCCGGTTGCTGAAAAGGAGTCGTGGGAGAAGGAAAAGGGCTGGACTTCAACACATAGATTACCCTCAGCTTGGATGATCAAACACGGGGGATTATCTCCCAACGAAGTACCCACAGAAGACTCCACAGTCGAGATCGGCGTCCTGAGTCACGAGGGTAATGCAGACCCCGAGGACATACAGTTTGGAGGCTTCCTCACCGTCCTAGGTCAAGACCAAAAGCCAA CCCCTTCGTGCAAACTCCACGCCCACCTAACCCTCCCATCCTACCTCTTCATTGACAAATACCAATTCACAGACGCCCTCTTCCTCGCCTCCAAGAACATAAAGTCGCTGCGCTCCCTCTCCGGCGCCACCGACCTTGAAGCCCCAGACTGGGTTGTCGAGGAATGGGGCTCGGCCGCTCTGTTCCAACTTGCC GGAACTTGGAATATTAGTATCCCACTCCACCTTCGCTACTTACCTGCTTCACACACGGGATACCGCACTGTGCCGGTGCCCTGGCCCGTTGTGTTTTGGGCGTGCCACGCTGATTCGGGCGCGCAGCATGCGTCGAATCCGTTTGATCGCACGCATCTGGGGTATGAGGGCTTGTTTGGGCCCAAGACGAGGTTCTTGCATGTGGATCCCAAGCCCGATGTTGATGCCAAGGGACAGGAACTTATCAGGGAGAAGTTACTGGTTGGGGATGATTGGCTGGTGGAGTTTATCAAGGTGCCGGTTTTGGCGACGGGGAGGAGTACGTGGGTTGAGGGGGGCACGGTGGGGATTGTGCTGGTGGCGTTTGTGGGGTTGTGTTGGGTTTTGTTTGGGAGGAGGGGTGGGAGTGGGAGGAATGTGGAGGGAGGGGAGAAGAAGGTGCAGTAA